A genomic segment from Pediococcus acidilactici encodes:
- a CDS encoding aldehyde dehydrogenase EutE — protein MEIQNLEEDIRRILSEELKKSGTSQTASTNDAGQNGIFKTVDEAIAAAKAAEDVYIDKPLAFREKVLTAIREGFRPYIEKMAKDIKDETGMGTVEAKIAKLNNALYNTPGTEILQPEAETGDGGLVMYEYAPFGVIGAVGPSTNPSETVIANAIMMLAGGNTLYFGAHPGAKKITRWTIEKLNELVYEATGMKNLVVSIEEPSIESVQEMMQHPDIAMLSITGGPAVVHQALVSGKKAVGAGAGNPPAMVDATANIALAAHNIVDSASFDNNILCTAEKEVVVESSVKDELIKKMQAEGAFLVTNASDIDKLAEMTIGNNGAPDRQFVGKDATYILDKAGIAYTGTPKLIIMEAQKDHPLVTTEMLMPIVPVVSCPTFDQVLATAVEVEQGLHHTASIHSENLPNINRAAHRMNTSIFVVNGATYVGTGVGANGAHAGASALTIATPTGEGTATAKTFTRRRRLNSPEAFSLRSWEA, from the coding sequence ATGGAAATTCAAAATCTTGAAGAAGATATTCGACGCATTTTAAGTGAAGAGCTAAAGAAGAGTGGTACTAGCCAAACTGCGTCAACTAATGATGCGGGACAAAATGGGATTTTTAAGACCGTGGACGAGGCGATTGCGGCAGCTAAGGCAGCTGAAGATGTTTATATTGATAAGCCGTTAGCTTTTCGGGAAAAGGTTTTGACGGCAATTAGAGAAGGATTCCGCCCATATATCGAAAAAATGGCTAAGGACATCAAAGATGAAACGGGAATGGGAACTGTTGAAGCTAAGATTGCTAAGTTAAACAATGCTTTGTACAACACTCCCGGAACGGAAATCTTACAACCAGAAGCCGAAACTGGTGACGGCGGTTTAGTAATGTACGAATACGCCCCATTTGGTGTAATTGGTGCGGTTGGTCCAAGTACGAATCCTTCCGAAACGGTTATCGCTAACGCCATCATGATGTTAGCTGGTGGTAACACGTTATACTTTGGTGCTCATCCAGGTGCTAAAAAAATTACCCGTTGGACGATCGAAAAGCTAAACGAGTTAGTTTACGAAGCTACCGGAATGAAGAATTTAGTTGTATCAATTGAAGAACCGTCAATTGAATCTGTTCAAGAAATGATGCAACATCCTGATATCGCAATGTTATCCATCACGGGTGGTCCAGCAGTGGTTCACCAAGCTTTAGTTAGTGGTAAGAAAGCTGTAGGGGCCGGTGCAGGTAACCCGCCAGCAATGGTTGATGCTACCGCTAATATTGCATTAGCTGCACACAACATTGTGGATTCAGCTTCTTTTGATAACAACATCCTCTGTACCGCAGAAAAAGAAGTAGTAGTTGAATCGAGTGTAAAGGACGAACTTATCAAAAAAATGCAAGCAGAAGGGGCATTCTTGGTAACTAATGCTAGCGATATTGATAAGTTAGCGGAAATGACCATTGGCAATAATGGCGCTCCTGACCGTCAATTTGTTGGGAAAGACGCAACCTACATTTTAGATAAGGCAGGAATTGCGTACACTGGTACACCAAAATTAATCATCATGGAAGCGCAAAAAGATCATCCACTAGTTACTACCGAAATGTTGATGCCAATTGTACCAGTAGTTTCTTGTCCAACATTTGATCAAGTTTTAGCGACTGCGGTAGAAGTTGAACAAGGTTTACATCATACGGCTTCAATTCACTCCGAAAACTTACCAAATATTAATCGTGCAGCTCACCGGATGAACACTTCGATTTTCGTAGTTAACGGAGCAACATACGTAGGAACTGGAGTAGGAGCTAATGGCGCTCACGCAGGGGCTTCAGCATTAACGATTGCAACCCCAACTGGAGAAGGTACCGCAACGGCTAAAACCTTTACTCGTCGCCGGCGGTTAAACTCGCCAGAAGCATTCTCGTTACGTTCATGGGAGGCATAA
- a CDS encoding iron-containing alcohol dehydrogenase yields the protein MERIAIPTQIYSGTDSLKQLGKLNQEHVLMVCDAFLPGTPTLEEIKGNINSSNQVTIFSDVKPDPPLKNIMQGVNEYLKNVPTVMIGIGGGSAIDTGKAIRFFGEKLSGKCIKEFIAIPTTSGTGSEVTNTAVISDPENHQKFPIMEDYLIPDVALLDPQLVMTAPNSVTAFSGLDVLTHALEAVVAQDANTITDALAEKSASVIINNLVECYQHGDNEAARKVVHEASCAAGAAFNNAGLGICHAIAHQLGANFHIPHGLANAMLLPYVVEYNATHSQLALQKYAMVARKAGLASSGMGDRVAVRKLQAQIKQMARKMNCPATLTAFGVNTKAALEATDQIVASAKLDGTFPGNPVVPTDEDLAEIYKKIVK from the coding sequence ATGGAAAGAATTGCAATTCCAACTCAAATTTATTCTGGCACCGATAGCTTAAAGCAATTGGGAAAGTTAAACCAAGAACACGTTTTAATGGTATGTGATGCTTTTTTGCCAGGGACGCCAACCTTAGAAGAAATTAAGGGAAACATAAATTCGAGCAATCAGGTAACTATTTTCTCAGATGTTAAACCCGACCCACCATTAAAAAACATTATGCAAGGGGTTAACGAATATTTAAAGAACGTGCCTACGGTAATGATTGGTATCGGGGGTGGTTCAGCGATTGATACAGGAAAGGCAATTCGCTTCTTCGGTGAAAAACTTTCTGGTAAATGTATTAAGGAATTTATTGCCATCCCAACTACTAGTGGGACTGGTTCAGAAGTAACTAATACGGCGGTAATCTCGGATCCAGAAAATCATCAAAAATTCCCAATCATGGAGGATTACCTGATTCCAGACGTTGCACTTTTGGACCCGCAATTGGTAATGACCGCTCCTAACAGTGTAACCGCTTTTTCTGGTTTGGATGTTTTAACCCATGCTCTAGAAGCAGTTGTTGCGCAAGATGCGAATACCATTACGGATGCTTTGGCAGAAAAAAGTGCTTCGGTAATTATCAATAATTTGGTTGAATGCTACCAACATGGTGATAACGAAGCGGCTCGTAAAGTTGTACATGAGGCATCTTGTGCGGCAGGAGCTGCCTTTAATAATGCTGGTTTGGGGATTTGTCATGCGATTGCGCACCAGTTGGGAGCAAATTTCCATATTCCTCATGGTTTAGCTAACGCAATGTTATTGCCATACGTAGTTGAATATAATGCTACTCACAGCCAATTAGCACTACAAAAATATGCAATGGTTGCACGTAAAGCGGGACTAGCAAGTTCAGGTATGGGTGATCGGGTTGCCGTACGTAAACTGCAAGCTCAAATTAAACAAATGGCTAGAAAAATGAATTGCCCAGCAACGTTAACTGCATTTGGGGTAAATACCAAGGCAGCATTAGAAGCAACGGATCAAATTGTTGCTAGCGCTAAGTTGGACGGTACTTTCCCAGGAAATCCAGTCGTGCCAACTGATGAAGATTTAGCAGAGATTTATAAAAAAATCGTTAAATAA
- a CDS encoding acetate kinase, which translates to MSKKILSINSGSSSLKFKLYQMPEEKVLASGQVDRIGLANSTFNYVVHNKATQNKVPIKNHDDAIKAVINMLLTSGVIEDKSEIVGVGHRVSHGGRYYDRPVLVDEDVKKRIAELSVLSPLHNPVNLIGIKDFEKLLPAAKEVAVFDTSFHHTMPEEAYMYALPYEYYEKYGIRRYGFHGPSHEYVSERATELFGKERTSKMITCHLGNGSSLCAVKDGESVNTSMGFTPLAGLVMGSRSGDIDPEILPFIEEKLDLDSEAVREMLNKRSGLLGLSGVSSDVRDVEKAANEGNQRAQLAIKVFVHQIQHYIGAYAADLNGLDTLVFTAGIGEHSITMRKAICEKLGYLGVKIDDQKNQHGDLSIEAADSKVKVAVIPTDEEIIIARDVMRVAGFN; encoded by the coding sequence ATGTCCAAAAAGATATTATCAATTAATTCAGGAAGTTCATCATTAAAATTCAAACTTTATCAAATGCCCGAAGAAAAAGTGTTAGCGAGTGGACAAGTTGACCGAATTGGGCTTGCAAATAGCACGTTTAATTACGTAGTTCATAATAAGGCTACCCAGAATAAAGTTCCGATAAAAAACCATGATGATGCCATTAAGGCAGTTATTAATATGCTTTTGACTAGTGGAGTCATTGAGGATAAGTCGGAAATTGTGGGAGTTGGCCACCGAGTTTCCCACGGAGGACGGTACTACGATCGTCCAGTACTAGTTGACGAAGATGTAAAAAAACGGATTGCGGAATTAAGCGTATTATCACCGTTGCATAACCCGGTTAACTTGATTGGCATTAAAGATTTCGAAAAATTATTACCAGCAGCTAAGGAAGTCGCAGTTTTTGATACTTCTTTCCATCATACGATGCCTGAAGAAGCATATATGTATGCACTGCCTTACGAATATTATGAAAAGTACGGTATTCGTCGCTACGGTTTTCATGGACCATCTCATGAATATGTGTCTGAACGGGCAACAGAACTATTTGGTAAGGAACGTACCTCCAAAATGATTACTTGTCATCTTGGAAATGGTAGCAGTTTATGTGCTGTTAAGGACGGTGAATCCGTAAATACTTCAATGGGATTTACACCCTTAGCTGGTTTAGTAATGGGCAGCCGTTCTGGAGATATTGATCCAGAAATCTTACCTTTCATCGAAGAAAAATTAGATTTGGACTCCGAAGCGGTTCGAGAAATGCTAAATAAGCGTTCTGGATTGCTGGGGTTATCTGGAGTATCTAGCGATGTTCGAGATGTTGAAAAAGCTGCTAACGAAGGTAACCAACGGGCCCAATTAGCAATCAAAGTCTTTGTGCACCAAATTCAACATTACATTGGTGCGTATGCTGCGGATTTGAATGGTCTGGATACGTTGGTCTTTACAGCGGGAATCGGCGAACATTCTATCACCATGCGTAAGGCAATTTGTGAGAAATTGGGTTACCTCGGCGTCAAAATTGATGACCAAAAAAATCAGCATGGCGATTTATCCATTGAAGCGGCGGATAGTAAAGTCAAAGTTGCGGTGATTCCAACTGATGAAGAAATCATAATCGCCCGAGACGTGATGCGAGTGGCTGGATTTAATTAA
- a CDS encoding BMC domain-containing protein has translation MIEDKARMIQEYVPGKQVTLAHIVANPTEDIYEKLGIQTPKNALGILTITPSEASIIAGDVATKSSNVTLGFIDRFSGSVVIVGEVSEVESALRKVIKTLHELLGFDIPTITRT, from the coding sequence ATGATCGAAGATAAAGCAAGAATGATTCAAGAATATGTTCCGGGAAAGCAAGTGACCTTAGCCCACATCGTAGCTAATCCTACGGAAGATATTTACGAGAAACTTGGAATCCAAACTCCTAAGAATGCTTTAGGAATTTTAACGATCACCCCTAGTGAAGCTTCAATTATTGCAGGGGACGTGGCAACTAAGTCGAGCAACGTAACGTTAGGATTTATTGACCGCTTTAGTGGTTCCGTAGTAATTGTAGGGGAAGTTTCAGAAGTAGAGTCGGCATTACGGAAGGTAATTAAAACTTTACACGAACTTTTAGGATTTGATATTCCAACAATTACACGTACGTGA
- a CDS encoding NADH:flavin oxidoreductase: MDKLNLRNHFVLPPLDMRMALFDGTVSLNDLEFHRQRSRTVGMDVVGSAFISAEGNTALGSISISRDEDVEGLGELAKVIHQNHAKAIIQLVHAGRLASPQAIFGKKAVAPSTISAPWSQLTPQALTRDAIYKIIDQYANALKRAMAAGFDGIEIHGANGFLPQQFISRNANCRDDQFGGTLENRFRFVKLLMQRLRETISQFGNPTFILGYRLSPEEYEEGGLKLGETLQLARLLEQLGIDYLSLSLHDFMATPRTFDTEVPIVKLFNAAVNLPVMVAGQVDSANKLKQAQNFSTLVGVGRPLIHDPNWLNKVTAEKPYKPERKLAASEIGVAQTVYQVL; the protein is encoded by the coding sequence ATGGATAAGTTAAATTTAAGAAATCATTTTGTGCTGCCACCATTAGATATGCGGATGGCGCTGTTTGATGGCACGGTTAGCTTAAACGACCTTGAATTTCATCGACAACGCTCCCGGACGGTAGGAATGGACGTGGTGGGCTCTGCATTTATTTCTGCAGAAGGTAATACCGCTTTAGGATCGATTAGTATTAGTCGCGATGAAGATGTTGAAGGATTAGGTGAGTTAGCAAAAGTAATTCACCAAAATCATGCAAAAGCGATTATTCAGTTGGTGCATGCTGGACGTTTAGCTAGTCCACAAGCGATCTTTGGGAAAAAGGCGGTAGCTCCCAGTACTATTTCAGCTCCCTGGTCGCAATTAACTCCGCAAGCACTCACTCGTGATGCCATTTATAAAATTATTGACCAATACGCAAACGCATTAAAACGAGCGATGGCTGCGGGGTTCGATGGGATAGAAATTCATGGAGCAAACGGCTTTTTACCTCAGCAATTTATTTCCCGTAACGCTAATTGTCGGGATGACCAGTTTGGTGGAACTTTAGAGAACCGGTTTCGATTTGTGAAATTGTTGATGCAACGGTTACGTGAAACGATTAGTCAATTTGGTAATCCAACGTTTATCTTAGGGTACCGCCTTTCACCAGAAGAGTATGAAGAGGGCGGCTTAAAATTAGGTGAAACGTTACAATTGGCACGTCTGTTAGAACAATTAGGAATTGATTACTTAAGTTTATCGCTACATGACTTTATGGCAACCCCACGGACATTTGATACGGAAGTTCCGATAGTAAAACTTTTTAATGCGGCGGTAAATCTACCGGTGATGGTTGCTGGGCAAGTTGATAGTGCCAATAAGCTTAAGCAAGCCCAAAACTTTAGTACATTGGTTGGGGTTGGCCGTCCGTTAATTCACGATCCCAATTGGCTAAATAAGGTAACTGCAGAAAAGCCCTATAAGCCGGAAAGAAAATTGGCCGCTAGTGAAATTGGGGTGGCACAGACTGTTTATCAAGTACTTTAA
- a CDS encoding tyrosine-protein phosphatase: MCSKRILNLSGGFNFRDLGGYPAAGARQVKWHKLVRSGYLSDLTDQDLQKLVDYGINVVIDLRSKSEVQSFPDRLNSHIKYINLPIFQDDQTESGASLERIYQLYARSDQGGFQQMMRSYRKLVTDPHAQQAYQRFFALLEKYGKNGGILFHCSAGKDRTGMCTLLLLATLGVDNEVVRKDYLLTNPASKSRIEWRRNEAKKMHLGRNFVQSVEDLASVRDEYYDQLVGMLEYQYGGIIQYLKTEIQMTKEQRSNLQRIYLD, from the coding sequence ATGTGTAGTAAAAGAATTTTGAATTTATCCGGTGGATTTAACTTTCGTGACTTAGGAGGGTACCCGGCTGCCGGTGCACGCCAAGTGAAATGGCATAAATTAGTGCGTTCAGGGTACTTATCAGATTTGACAGATCAAGATCTTCAAAAGTTGGTAGATTACGGGATCAATGTAGTAATTGATCTGCGTTCAAAATCAGAAGTACAAAGTTTTCCGGATAGATTAAACTCCCATATTAAATATATTAACTTACCAATCTTTCAGGACGATCAAACGGAAAGTGGTGCATCTTTAGAACGAATTTACCAACTTTACGCTCGAAGTGACCAAGGCGGTTTTCAACAGATGATGCGTTCTTACCGCAAGTTAGTTACTGACCCGCATGCTCAACAAGCCTATCAGCGTTTTTTTGCATTACTGGAGAAATACGGTAAAAATGGTGGAATACTTTTCCACTGTTCTGCGGGGAAGGATCGGACGGGGATGTGCACACTACTTTTGTTAGCAACTTTAGGAGTTGACAACGAAGTGGTACGTAAAGATTATTTGCTAACAAATCCAGCTTCGAAGTCCCGAATCGAATGGCGTCGTAATGAAGCCAAGAAGATGCATTTAGGAAGAAACTTTGTTCAATCAGTTGAAGACTTAGCTTCTGTTAGAGACGAATACTATGATCAACTAGTAGGAATGCTTGAGTACCAGTATGGTGGCATTATTCAATATTTGAAAACGGAAATTCAAATGACTAAGGAGCAAAGATCCAACTTGCAAAGAATTTATTTGGACTAA
- a CDS encoding trans-2-enoyl-CoA reductase family protein: MKVEPKIVGNVIKSVNPYGCRQAVLNQINYVKSKGKYAGPKKVLVLGGSSSYGLATRITTAFGSGADTINVAYERGPQSPEKLGSAGWYNSIFFKQFAEQAGLIAQNFIGDAYSDTMKQRVIEYIKNEFGGKIDLLVYSLAAPKRNDPRTGTEWRSVLKPINQSVTGENIDLEHERLFTQTISPASPEEIQGTAKVMGGEDWEWWIQALKEANVLAENFKTVLYSYIGPEMTYPFYHEGTLGVAKTQAEESADRINQELKPLQGRALICVSTVVTTKASVVIPIMPKYMIALYKVMTDEATHENPIMHKDRVYREMIYGKHPIYDQKGRLRADHYELRPSTQAKTQALYKQINADNFRSAMTGYAQFKKEFLNTAGFDVDGTSTNEFEFDDLLRLKP, from the coding sequence ATGAAGGTAGAGCCAAAAATCGTTGGAAACGTTATCAAATCGGTTAATCCCTATGGCTGTCGACAAGCAGTTTTAAATCAAATTAATTACGTGAAGTCTAAGGGAAAGTATGCTGGGCCCAAAAAAGTATTGGTGCTGGGTGGTTCATCAAGTTATGGATTAGCTACCCGAATCACCACGGCGTTTGGCAGTGGCGCGGATACCATTAACGTGGCTTATGAACGCGGTCCGCAAAGCCCTGAAAAATTAGGGTCTGCGGGATGGTACAACAGCATCTTCTTTAAACAATTTGCTGAGCAAGCGGGGCTAATTGCCCAAAATTTTATTGGAGATGCCTATAGTGACACCATGAAACAACGGGTGATTGAATATATCAAAAATGAATTTGGTGGAAAGATTGATTTGCTTGTATATAGTTTAGCGGCACCAAAACGAAATGATCCCCGGACGGGAACGGAATGGCGGTCGGTCTTAAAGCCAATCAACCAAAGCGTGACCGGAGAAAATATCGATTTGGAACACGAACGACTATTTACCCAAACGATTTCTCCTGCGTCCCCAGAAGAAATTCAGGGGACCGCCAAGGTAATGGGAGGCGAAGACTGGGAGTGGTGGATCCAGGCGTTAAAAGAAGCTAATGTCTTGGCCGAAAACTTTAAAACAGTACTATATTCTTATATTGGACCAGAGATGACTTATCCGTTCTATCATGAAGGTACCTTAGGGGTAGCAAAAACCCAAGCAGAGGAGTCTGCTGATCGTATTAATCAAGAATTAAAGCCGCTCCAAGGGCGGGCACTAATTTGTGTATCAACTGTGGTAACTACTAAAGCAAGCGTAGTAATTCCAATTATGCCAAAATACATGATTGCTTTATACAAAGTGATGACCGATGAAGCGACGCACGAAAATCCAATCATGCATAAAGATCGGGTTTATCGTGAAATGATTTATGGTAAACATCCGATTTATGATCAAAAGGGCCGACTGCGTGCCGATCATTATGAACTGCGTCCTTCCACCCAAGCGAAGACTCAAGCATTATATAAGCAAATTAACGCGGATAACTTTCGGTCCGCCATGACTGGATACGCCCAGTTTAAGAAGGAGTTTCTAAATACGGCGGGATTCGATGTAGATGGAACAAGTACTAACGAGTTCGAATTTGACGACCTGTTACGGTTAAAACCTTAA
- a CDS encoding helix-turn-helix domain-containing protein yields MLSALNQTHDDRYTPDSYTKLANSLNAFYEITQIDVLFYSFTGVLVYRGDIITDNKVIQKTLDPEHFGKSIIFPIILNNKVWGFTMCSSAKSSNHRIQVSKEYLSNLFNSHFANRQDLTALVLEPLTDEQLTKINYLSTLLQLKSSANNVLPIATAEDPQIRTSNEKFEAIRSIKEATDYICENLTSQLTLSTVAEHVFLSPSYLSRIFKKYMDINFINYINQQKIAHAQRELILSRKPINLISNIAGFSQTSYFTKIFKKITGTTPSKYRKENAAISRIYTIHHTLDWPKNASVFDVSKTFFTKQNLDYYYESANGYLYVNSIGDLTDANEKSGWIFTVDGRQPTNSADLISTKGVSVVQWMYVDFR; encoded by the coding sequence ATGTTAAGTGCATTGAATCAGACACATGACGATCGATATACACCGGACTCTTATACTAAGCTTGCCAATTCATTAAACGCTTTTTATGAAATCACCCAAATTGACGTACTTTTCTATAGCTTTACTGGAGTATTAGTTTACCGGGGCGATATTATCACTGACAATAAAGTTATCCAAAAGACGCTTGATCCAGAACATTTTGGCAAGTCGATCATCTTCCCAATCATTCTTAATAATAAGGTTTGGGGGTTTACGATGTGCAGTTCGGCCAAGTCTTCCAATCACCGAATTCAGGTATCAAAAGAATATCTATCCAATTTATTTAATAGTCATTTTGCTAACCGTCAGGATTTAACGGCGCTAGTTTTGGAGCCACTAACTGACGAACAATTAACTAAAATAAATTATTTGAGCACATTATTGCAGCTAAAAAGTTCGGCTAATAATGTCTTACCAATTGCGACTGCAGAAGATCCTCAAATTCGAACTAGTAATGAAAAATTTGAAGCTATCCGGAGTATTAAGGAGGCCACTGACTATATTTGTGAGAACCTTACTAGTCAATTAACCCTTAGTACCGTGGCGGAACATGTTTTCTTATCACCGTCTTATTTAAGTCGGATTTTCAAAAAGTATATGGACATTAATTTTATCAATTACATTAATCAACAAAAAATTGCCCATGCCCAAAGGGAATTAATTTTAAGTCGTAAACCAATCAACTTAATTTCTAACATCGCGGGCTTTTCGCAAACTAGTTATTTCACTAAAATATTTAAAAAAATCACCGGAACCACCCCGTCTAAATATCGTAAGGAAAATGCAGCCATTAGTCGTATATACACGATCCACCACACTTTAGACTGGCCTAAAAATGCTTCCGTTTTTGACGTTTCCAAAACATTCTTTACGAAGCAAAATCTAGACTATTATTATGAGTCCGCCAACGGCTACTTATACGTTAATAGTATTGGTGATTTAACTGACGCAAACGAAAAGAGTGGTTGGATTTTTACCGTTGATGGTCGCCAACCTACTAACTCCGCGGATTTAATTTCTACCAAGGGCGTCTCCGTAGTCCAATGGATGTACGTGGATTTTCGTTAA
- a CDS encoding energy-coupling factor transporter transmembrane protein EcfT: MKEQPIKTKVKKQNMSLEFERLNPAIIFSYYLMLILITVLFNSPIVLIIEFIAVLGLLIRVSDPTTAFKTLRATGIMALFIIIINPLTNHNGAHLLVVFHGLTVTKEALLYGVLMALSLTNVILLFASYNKLMTNNKFMFLFGKILPRLSLLTMIVMRFIPLFLKRFKSIGQIQKMRGININKGSVRQRTKALMQLMQVLLVDACYNAFQTADSMTARGFGSTKRTNYQRYQMTHRDITYAGILVGGGAILIGEAIRRVGVIQIYPSLQMDWGTWQSEVLLAGTVALICGLPMVVELKEELWWKFYK; this comes from the coding sequence ATGAAAGAGCAGCCTATTAAAACAAAGGTTAAGAAGCAAAATATGTCCCTTGAGTTTGAGCGGTTAAATCCGGCTATTATTTTTTCGTATTACCTGATGTTAATTTTGATTACGGTTTTATTTAATTCACCGATTGTTTTAATAATTGAATTCATCGCAGTTTTAGGGCTATTAATCCGGGTTTCTGATCCAACTACGGCATTTAAGACGCTCAGGGCAACTGGAATAATGGCGTTATTTATTATCATTATTAATCCGTTGACGAATCATAACGGGGCGCACTTATTAGTGGTTTTTCATGGGTTAACGGTTACTAAAGAAGCTTTGTTATACGGAGTGTTGATGGCGTTATCGTTAACCAACGTAATTTTACTTTTTGCCTCGTACAACAAACTGATGACTAATAATAAATTTATGTTTTTATTTGGTAAGATTTTGCCCCGACTTTCATTACTCACGATGATTGTAATGCGTTTTATCCCGCTGTTTTTAAAGCGCTTTAAAAGTATTGGTCAAATTCAAAAAATGAGGGGAATCAACATTAATAAAGGAAGCGTGCGTCAACGTACTAAAGCGTTAATGCAGTTAATGCAAGTACTGTTGGTGGATGCGTGTTATAACGCTTTTCAAACTGCAGATTCAATGACTGCTCGCGGATTTGGGAGCACAAAAAGGACGAATTACCAACGTTACCAGATGACCCATCGTGATATAACGTACGCAGGAATTCTAGTTGGAGGTGGGGCAATTTTAATTGGGGAAGCAATTCGCCGAGTGGGCGTAATACAAATTTATCCCAGTTTACAAATGGATTGGGGAACGTGGCAAAGCGAGGTGCTCCTTGCTGGAACGGTCGCTCTGATTTGTGGTTTACCTATGGTTGTAGAGTTGAAGGAGGAGCTTTGGTGGAAATTTTACAAGTAA
- a CDS encoding energy-coupling factor ABC transporter ATP-binding protein, with protein MEILQVKDLNFKYALAKKVNLAKVNLSVNQGDFTLIIGDSGSGKTTLLRQLKKELWPVGERHGTIKFKNQPLEDLSPIESAQKIGMVFQNPDDQLVMDTVIQELAFSLENVGEDSDNIQRKIAEMVSFFGFQDILYASVNELSGGQKQLVNLAAVLILQPELLLLDEPTAQLDPIATKEFISLLQRVHDELGVTIMISEHQLDELLPLATQLCILEEGKLTFVGKVSEGIQRAAHSQKLAEFIPEIPRLFLTENVITDSSKATVPLTVVDGKRFINNHKIKFQQQKRSIPQLHNDPVLKATHVDFKYERNDPLILNDLALTVQRGEWLSIVGRNGTGKSTLLKCLTGMQKTRRGKISVLNRKLTKWTSDQLYEVMGYLSQNPADHFSYDTVSDEFVNRAKELGLTDPQEVGQAMLSRLKINSLKNKNPHDTSGGEKQLIALGIILIGQPKILLLDEPTKGLDPLRKRELGKLLQKLQETGMTIITTSHDMSFSATYATRCAMLFDGKITSVADPYAFFTKNFFYTTPINRMVRDQLPEALIWRELNYE; from the coding sequence GTGGAAATTTTACAAGTAAAAGATTTAAATTTTAAGTATGCCCTTGCCAAAAAAGTTAACTTAGCAAAGGTTAATTTGAGCGTTAACCAAGGCGATTTCACACTCATTATTGGTGATTCAGGAAGCGGCAAAACCACTTTATTGAGGCAACTAAAAAAAGAATTATGGCCAGTTGGTGAGCGACACGGAACGATTAAATTTAAAAACCAACCTTTAGAGGATCTATCACCGATTGAAAGTGCCCAAAAAATCGGGATGGTATTTCAAAATCCTGATGACCAACTTGTAATGGATACGGTAATCCAAGAACTCGCCTTTTCATTGGAAAACGTGGGGGAAGATAGCGATAATATTCAACGAAAAATTGCTGAAATGGTCAGCTTTTTTGGGTTTCAAGATATTTTATATGCATCGGTAAACGAACTTTCTGGTGGTCAAAAGCAGTTGGTTAACTTAGCAGCAGTATTAATTTTGCAACCGGAATTGCTGCTTTTAGACGAACCCACCGCCCAACTAGATCCCATTGCGACTAAGGAGTTCATTAGCCTTTTACAAAGGGTGCATGACGAATTGGGCGTAACAATTATGATTAGCGAACATCAATTAGACGAGTTGCTACCGTTAGCTACTCAATTATGCATTTTGGAAGAAGGCAAATTAACGTTCGTTGGTAAAGTTAGTGAAGGAATTCAACGAGCTGCCCATAGCCAAAAATTGGCCGAATTTATTCCAGAAATTCCCCGCTTGTTTTTGACCGAAAACGTAATTACGGATTCTTCAAAAGCTACCGTACCATTAACGGTGGTCGATGGTAAACGCTTTATAAATAATCATAAAATAAAATTTCAGCAACAAAAACGAAGTATCCCACAATTACATAATGACCCGGTTTTAAAAGCTACTCACGTTGACTTTAAGTATGAGCGAAATGATCCATTAATTTTGAATGATCTAGCGTTGACTGTGCAACGTGGTGAATGGTTATCGATTGTTGGGCGCAACGGAACTGGTAAGTCTACCCTGTTAAAGTGTCTAACAGGGATGCAAAAAACACGGCGAGGAAAGATATCCGTGTTAAATCGCAAACTTACTAAATGGACAAGTGATCAGTTATACGAAGTGATGGGGTACTTATCCCAAAATCCTGCTGATCATTTTAGTTATGATACGGTGTCCGATGAATTTGTTAATCGCGCGAAGGAGCTGGGATTGACAGACCCTCAAGAAGTTGGGCAAGCAATGCTATCACGTTTGAAAATTAACTCTTTGAAGAATAAAAATCCTCACGATACAAGCGGGGGCGAAAAGCAATTAATCGCCTTGGGAATTATCCTGATTGGCCAGCCGAAGATTTTACTCCTAGATGAACCTACGAAGGGGTTGGACCCGCTACGTAAAAGAGAATTAGGGAAGTTATTACAAAAACTCCAAGAAACAGGGATGACCATTATCACCACTAGTCATGACATGAGCTTTAGTGCTACGTACGCCACCCGTTGTGCCATGTTGTT